In one window of Bemisia tabaci chromosome 4, PGI_BMITA_v3 DNA:
- the Cpsf100 gene encoding probable cleavage and polyadenylation specificity factor subunit 2 yields MTSIIRLQALSGAMDESPHCYILQVDNFVFLLDCGWNENFDMTFMNELKRHVSHIDAVLITYPDPLHLGALPYLVGKCNLNCPVYATIPVYKMGQMFMYDLYQSRYNQEDFTVFDLDDVDAAFDKMIQLKYNQSVQMKGKGIGITITPLLAGHMIGGTIWKIMKVGEEDIIYSVDFNHKKERHLNGCDFEKLGRPSLLITDAYNATYQQERRRIRDEKLMTNILQTLREKGNVLVAVDTAGRVLELAHMLDQLWRNAESGLVGFSLVLLNNVCYNVIEFAKSQIEWMSEKLMRSFEGLRSNPCQFKHLRLCHSLMELNKVPSPKVVLASTPDMESGFSRELFLQWCANPSNSIILTSRTSPGTLARKLIDLHQTGKRSFSLQIKKRVRLEGAELDAYLRKQAKHQTKPQETVVSSDSEDDQPISGERDGRRDSLGSEKIQESFVKTTKKQYPMFPYHEEKLKYDDYGEIVKLDLYKMNDTKTNVDDEANQEEEETLEDIHEVPSKCIQYSRTVNVLCQIEYIDFEGRSDGESLTKIIGQLRPRRLILVRGLPENISHVANHAKTYLKETAVYIPTKGEMLDVTTESHIYQIRLTDALVSSLEFQKGKDAELSWIDARVTERENLNEKSMQVDEESTGIELNKMYTLDILPPNEEVGHVSSFVNEIKLSDFKQVLTKHNISAEFSGGTLWCCNGTVAVRRPEGGKVSLEGILCDDFFKIRHLLYSQYAII; encoded by the exons ACATGTGAGTCACATAGACGCAGTATTAATCACTTATCCTGATCCACTCCATCTAGGAGCTTTACCCTACCTTGTCGGCAAATGTAATCTCAACTGTCCTGTCTATGCTACCATTCCAGTCTATAAGATGGGACAAATGTTCATGTACGATTTATATCAG TCAAGATATAATCAAGAAGATTTCACAGTTTTTGACTTAGATGATGTTGATGctgcatttgataaaatgatcCAGTTGAAATATAATCAATCTGTACAAATGAAAG gCAAAGGAATTGGCATTACCATCACACCACTTCTAGCAGGTCACATGATTGGCGGCACCatttggaaaattatgaaagttgGAGAGGAAGACATCATCTATTCAGTTGACTTTAATCATAAAAAAGAACGTCATTTGAATGGCTGTGATTTTGAGAAACTTGGTCGGCCATCGTTGTTAATTACAGATGCATATAATGCGACTTATCAGCAAGAGAGGAGGCGTATTCGAGACGAAAAACTCATGA ctAACATTCTGCAAACCTTAAGAGAGAAAGGCAATGTGTTGGTAGCAGTTGATACTGCTGGTCGTGTATTGGAATTAGCGCATATGCTTGATCAATTGTGGCGCAACGCAGAATCTGGTCTTGTTGGTTTCTCATTGGTACTTCTGAATAATGTGTGTTATAATGTGATAGAATTTGCTAAATCTCAG ATTGAATGGATGAGTGAAAAGCTCATGAGGTCCTTTGAGGGCCTTAGAAGTAATCCTTGTCAATTCAAACATCTAAGGCTGTGTCATAGTCTGATGGAACTCAATAAAGTCCCTAGTCCGAAAGTAGTTCTTGCAAGTACACCCGATATGGAATCTGGATTCTCCAGAGAACTCTTTTTACAATGGTGTGCAAACCCTAGTAATAGCATTATCTTAACATCCAG aaCTTCACCTGGAACGTTAGCGAGGAAGTTAATTGACTTACATCAAACTGGTAAAAGGTCCTTTTCTCTGCAAATCAAGAAAAGGGTTCGCTTAGAAGGTGCAGAATTAGACGCATATTTAAGGAAACAAGCTAAACATCAAACAAAGCCTCA GGAAACAGTTGTAAGTTCAGACTCAGAAGATGATCAGCCCATAAGTGGAGAAAGGGATGGAAGGAGGGATAGTCTTGGCTCAGAGAAAATTCAGGAGAGCTTCGTCAAAACAACCAAGAAGCAATACCCAATGTTTCCATACCACgaagagaaattaaaatatgatgATTATGGTGAAATTGTCAA ACTAGACCTGTACAAGATGAATGACACCAAAACTAATGTCGACGATGAAGCAAAtcaagaagaagaggaaactttag AGGATATTCATGAAGTTCCTTCAAAATGTATCCAGTACAGTAGAACAGTCAATGTGCTTTGTCAGATAGAGTATATAGATTTTGAAGGTCGTTCTGATGGAGAATCTCTGACAAAAATTATCGGACAGTTACGACCGAGGCGCTTAATTCTTGTCAGAGGTTTGCCTGAAAACATAAGTCATGTTGCAAACCATGCCAAAACATACCTCAAAGAAACTGCAGTTTATATTCCTACCAAAGGAGAAATGCTCGACGTAACTACAGAGAGTCATATTTACCAG attcggTTAACAGATGCGTTAGTCTCAAGTTTAGAATTCCAAAAAGGGAAAGATGCAGAGTTATCTTGGATTGATGCTCGTGTGACAGAACGGGAAAACTTGAATGAAAAAAGTATGCAAGTTGATGAAGAATCTAcag GAATTGAGCTTAATAAAATGTACACCTTGGATATCCTTCCTCCAAATGAG GAAGTTGGCCATGTTTCCTCCTTTGTGAACGAAATCAAGTTATCTGATTTCAAGCAAGTGTTGACCAAGCACAATATTTCTGCAGAATTCTCTGGTGGTACTCTGTGGTGTTGCAATGGTACAGTTGCAGTCAGACGG CCTGAGGGAGGTAAAGTATCTTTGGAGGGAATTTTATGCGATGACTTCTTCAAAATACGCCATCTTTTATACTCTCAGTATGCTATCATTTAA